In a genomic window of Sarcophilus harrisii chromosome 4, mSarHar1.11, whole genome shotgun sequence:
- the ZSCAN16 gene encoding zinc finger and SCAN domain-containing protein 16 — protein sequence MATPLNPEALEEPENLFIVKEEAHFWEQESSLQHNHSTSEVFRQHFRQLCYQETPGPREALIRLRELCHQWLRPEMHTKEQILELLILEQFLTILPKDLQTWVQDHHPENGEEAVTVLEDLEREIDEPGYQVPAHVHRPEMLLEEMEPIGTSRTSTESLSVHLNPKKTQLKWKSWELYSLQENDDETRNEDMGSIQKEEISEDIESLRDIYGRLSGHISWDPVLREAFETEGRLEWQQGNLVGKRRHKCDECGKGFSHSSDLSKHKRTHTGEKPYKCDECGKAFIQRSHLIGHQRVHTGVKPYKCKECGKDFSGRTGLVQHQRIHTGEKPYECDECGRPFRVSSALIRHQRIHTNKFY from the exons ATGGCTACACCCCTTAACCCCGAGGCTCTGGAGGAGCCAGAGAATCTTTTTATAGTGAAAGAAGAAGCACATTTTTGGGAGCAAGAATCGAGTTTACAACATAATCACAGCACAAGCGAGGTTTTCCGACAACATTTCAGGCAACTCTGCTATCAGGAAACCCCTGGGCCTCGTGAAGCTCTAATTCGACTTCGTGAACTTTGCCATCAGTGGCTTAGGCCAGAAATGCATACTAAAGAACAGATTTTGGAGCTCTTGATATTGGAGCAATTCTTAACTATCCTGCCCAAGGACTTGCAGACCTGGGTGCAAGATCATCATCCAGAGAATGGGGAGGAGGCAGTAACTGTCCTGgaagatttggaaagagaaattgaTGAACCAGGATACCAG GTCCCAGCCCACGTACATAGACCAGAAATGCTCTTGGAAGAAATGGAACCAATAGGAACATCAAGAACATCAACTGAGTCACTAAGTGTTCATCTCAATCCCAAGAAGACCCAGCTGAAATGGAAATCTTGGGAGCTCTATTCATTACAAGAGAATG atgatgaaaccaGAAATGAAGACATGGGATCAattcagaaggaagaaatttcTGAAGACATAGAATCACTCAGAGATATATATGGCAGACTCAGTGGGCACATTTCCTGGGATCCTGTTTTGAGAGAAGCCTTTGAAACTGAGGGCAGATTAGAATGGCAACAGGGCAACCTTGTAGGGAAAAGACGACACAAAtgtgatgaatgtgggaaaggTTTCAGTCATAGCTCAGACCTTAGTAAACATAAGAGAACCCATACAGGGGAAAAGCCCTATAAATGTGATGAGTGTGGAAAAGCCTTTATTCAACGCTCTCATCTCATTGGACATCAGAGAGTCCACACTGGAGtgaaaccctataaatgtaaagaatgtggGAAAGATTTCAGTGGTCGAACAGGCCTTgttcaacatcagagaatccacactggagagaaaccctatgaatgtgATGAGTGTGGGAGACCATTCCGTGTGAGTTCAGCACTTATtcgacatcagagaattcatacaaaCAAGTTCTATTGA